From Lolium perenne isolate Kyuss_39 chromosome 5, Kyuss_2.0, whole genome shotgun sequence, a single genomic window includes:
- the LOC127300659 gene encoding probable disease resistance protein At1g61300 isoform X1 has translation MAQVVAIVNTLIKPLYNIVFKHLMYPFTASRNVKHLKEATQGLIAKGSDVQHEIEIAERNGMKAKNEVRRWLENVDAIKSDEEAISQVYDDRCNVLGCISINCWSNYKISKSAEKELLKAQECAKIDISVVAVQPLPPSVREMPVSSTGLLSEELNVQKAAQCIRDSSVGMIGIWGLGGVGKTHLLKKINNSFVGDSFFDVVVFVTASKECSAEKIQAEIVKKLGLRNDDDIESQANIIYDFLSRRSFLVLLDDLWEQLDLQATGVPYPLGFVGEFKRKVVLTTRSRVVCGAMNVRKEIKVDCLRQDEAFQLFQENVGQEIIFSNPRIGALSKELVKELKGLPLALIATGKAMYPKKDPSEWETAIRLLRRSGHDVGDPTSMENTIFFKLKLSYDSLGNDTMRRCFLICSLWPEDSPIAKDDLIQCWMGLSLLNKCDIQSSYSEGYNIVGHLQAASLLEATEDSSEHLKMHDVIRDMAIWISCGCGENNNKWVVHAEIGKTASRKCIPWNRVEYLSMMGNGLEELPYLGDDGGVNENSLGSVRSKCWLGSCCTELRTLLLQDNKFSEKALGNIYLFTTLTYLDLSHNQIFVLPLALCALGDLEYLNLSYNYISELPKDLKHLIKLKFLYLRGNPIHTVPKGTISRLEELQVLDLLSSQVLSRATYTLSLLQELDMLDNLKAVEIGVKGDATYELVGKFPRLPIRSIHLSRLIGTPSFSFLDGFFSSSSVQTSLHDLTIYKCYMQQILIRNGIGGAIFQFDILKSLTLDSLLSLKRIIWKRVAPESLFPRLTYLAIVHCQSLRCITWAMYLPCLERILVNGCGNMSQIVRTKKKDNVDTEYKGQESPKAIQSFPCLKYFELQSLRGLSSICDPEVTFPSLETMEISFCPKLKRLPFLTKSMPQRLRNISVPLVQMKWWETLEWADEDVKRAIQPLVNSDISDYLEQNPIYL, from the exons ATGGCACAAGTGGTTGCCATAGTCAACACTCTTATTAAGCCACTTTACAATATCGTCTTCAAGCATTTGATGTATCCATTCACAGCTAGCAGAAATGTCAAACATCTCAAGGAAGCGACCCAGGGTTTGATTGCTAAGGGCAGCGATGTCCAGCACGAGATTGAGATTGCTGAGAGAAATGGCATGAAAGCAAAGAATGAAGTGCGAAGGTGGCTTGAAAATGTGGATGCCATCAAGTCGGATGAAGAAGCAATTAGTCAAGTGTATGATGACAGATGCAATGTTCTTGGCTGTATCTCTATAAATTGCTGGTCAAACTACAAAATCAGCAAGAGTGCAGAAAAGGAGCTTCTGAAAGCCCAAGAGTGTGCCAAGATTGACATTAGTGTTGTTGCAGTCCAGCCGCTGCCACCATCAGTCCGTGAAATGCCCGTCTCATCCACTGGACTGCTCAGTGAAGAGCTTAATGTGCAGAAGGCTGCCCAGTGCATTAGGGATTCTTCAGTTGGAATGATTGGTATATGGGGTCTAGGTGGAGTGGGAAAGACTCATCTTCTGAAGAAGATCAACAATTCCTTTGTCGGAGACTCTTTCTTTGACGTTGTTGTCTTTGTTACAGCCTCAAAAGAATGTTCAGCCGAAAAGATCCAGGCCGAAATAGTAAAGAAACTTGGCTTAAGGAACGACGACGACATAGAATCCCAAGCAAATATCATTTATGACTTTCTAAGCAGGAGGAGTTTTCTTGTACTACTGGATGACCTCTGGGAGCAGTTGGACTTACAAGCAACAGGTGTCCCATATCCTCTTGGATTTGTTGGCGAATTCAAGAGGAAAGTGGTACTCACGACAAGGTCACGAGTTGTGTGTGGTGCAATGAACGTCAGAAAGGAGATAAAAGTGGATTGCTTGAGACAAGATGAGGCATTTCAGCTTTTCCAAGAAAATGTTGGTCAAGAGATTATTTTCTCCAATCCTCGCATTGGAGCCCTTTCAAAAGAGCTTGTGAAGGAGCTAAAGGGCTTGCCCTTGGCGTTAATAGCTACCGGAAAGGCAATGTATCCAAAGAAAGATCCAAGTGAATGGGAAACAGCTATTCGTTTACTGCGGCGATCTGGCCATGATGTGGGTGACCCCACGTCTATGGAGAACACCATTTTCTTCAAGTTAAAACTTAGCTATGATAGCTTGGGGAATGATACTATGAGACGTTGTTTCCTCATTTGCTCATTGTGGCCAGAGGATTCTCCTATTGCTAAAGACGATCTGATCCAATGTTGGATGGGTCTAAGCCTACTTAATAAATGTGATATACAGAGTTCTTACAGTGAAGGCTACAACATAGTAGGCCACCTGCAAGCTGCATCATTGCTGGAAGCTACTGAAGACAGTAGTGAGCACCTTAAAATGCATGATGTGATTCGTGATATGGCAATATGGATATCGTGTGGTTGCGGTGAAAACAATAACAAATGGGTCGTTCATGCAGAAATCGGTAAAACTGCATCTAGAAAGTGCATCCCTTGGAACAGAGTGGAATATTTGTCAATGATGGGCAATGGACTGGAAGAACTCCCATATCTTGGTGATGATGGTGGTGTGAACGAAAATAGTCTGGGCAGTGTCAGATCTAAGTGTTGGCTAGGTTCCTGCTGTACAGAACTTAGGACACTGCTTCTTCAAGATAATAAGTTCAGTGAGAAGGCACTTGGAAATATTTACCTTTTCACTACATTGACATACCTAGATTTGAGTCACAACCAAATTTTTGTTTTACCTTTAGCACTGTGTGCTTTGGGAGATCTAGAGTACCTCAACTTGTCATACAATTACATCAGTGAATTGCCCAAGGACCTTAAACACCTCATCAAGCTCAAATTCCTATATCTAAGAGGTAATCCAATACATACAGTACCAAAGGGCACCATATCAAGGCTTGAGGAATTGCAAGTTCTGGACTTATTGTCATCTCAGGTATTATCGCGTGCAACCTATACTCTATCATTGCTCCAGGAATTGGATATGCTGGATAACTTGAAAGCTGTGGAAATTGGGGTCAAAGGTGATGCAACATATGAATTGGTAGGCAAGTTTCCTAGACTCCCTATTAGATCCATCCATTTGAGCAGGCTGATAGGGACACCATCATTCAGTTTCTTGGATGGTTTTTTCTCAAGCTCCTCGGTGCAAACGAGCTTACATGATCTTACGATCTACAAGTGTTATATGCAGCAGATACTGATTAGAAACGGTATAGGAGGAGCAATTTTCCAGTTTGACATACTAAAATCGCTCACGTTAGACAGCCTCCTCAGCTTAAAGCGGATAATTTGGAAGCGAGTAGCTCCAGAATCTCTTTTTCCAAGGTTAACTTACCTGGCAATTGTACACTGTCAGAGTCTTAGGTGCATCACCTGGGCAatgtatcttccttgccttgagaGAATCCTTGTAAATGGTTGCGGTAACATGAGTCAAATTGTTCGAACTAAAAAGAAGGACAATGTTGACACAGAATATAAAGGACAGGAGAGCCCAAAGGCGATTCAGAGCTTTCCTTGTCTCAAATACTTTGAACTGCAAAGTCTTCGTGGGCTGTCGAGCATATGTGATCCTGAAGTGACTTTCCCATCACTTGAGACCATGGAGATATCGTTTTGTCCGAAGTTGAAGAGACTTCCTTTCCTGACGAAAAGCATGCCACAGAGATTGCGCAATATTAGTGTTCCCCTCGTTCAGATGAAATGGTGGGAGACACTGGAATGGGCCGATGAAGATGTCAAGCGTGCCATACAGCCTCTTGTCAATTCGGACATCTCTGATTACCTGGAGCAGAATCCTATCTACTTG TAG
- the LOC127300659 gene encoding probable disease resistance protein At1g61300 isoform X2: MAQVVAIVNTLIKPLYNIVFKHLMYPFTASRNVKHLKEATQGLIAKGSDVQHEIEIAERNGMKAKNEVRRWLENVDAIKSDEEAISQVYDDRCNVLGCISINCWSNYKISKSAEKELLKAQECAKIDISVVAVQPLPPSVREMPVSSTGLLSEELNVQKAAQCIRDSSVGMIGIWGLGGVGKTHLLKKINNSFVGDSFFDVVVFVTASKECSAEKIQAEIVKKLGLRNDDDIESQANIIYDFLSRRSFLVLLDDLWEQLDLQATGVPYPLGFVGEFKRKVVLTTRSRVVCGAMNVRKEIKVDCLRQDEAFQLFQENVGQEIIFSNPRIGALSKELVKELKGLPLALIATGKAMYPKKDPSEWETAIRLLRRSGHDVGDPTSMENTIFFKLKLSYDSLGNDTMRRCFLICSLWPEDSPIAKDDLIQCWMGLSLLNKCDIQSSYSEGYNIVGHLQAASLLEATEDSSEHLKMHDVIRDMAIWISCGCGENNNKWVVHAEIGKTASRKCIPWNRVEYLSMMGNGLEELPYLGDDGGVNENSLGSVRSKCWLGSCCTELRTLLLQDNKFSEKALGNIYLFTTLTYLDLSHNQIFVLPLALCALGDLEYLNLSYNYISELPKDLKHLIKLKFLYLRGNPIHTVPKGTISRLEELQVLDLLSSQVLSRATYTLSLLQELDMLDNLKAVEIGVKGDATYELVGKFPRLPIRSIHLSRLIGTPSFSFLDGFFSSSSVQTSLHDLTIYKCYMQQILIRNGIGGAIFQFDILKSLTLDSLLSLKRIIWKRVAPESLFPRLTYLAIVHCQSLRCITWAMYLPCLERILVNGCGNMSQIVRTKKKDNVDTEYKGQESPKAIQSFPCLKYFELQSLRGLSSICDPEVTFPSLETMEISFCPKLKRLPFLTKSMPQRLRNISVPLVQMKWWETLEWADEDVKRAIQPLVNSDISDYLEQNPIYL; this comes from the exons ATGGCACAAGTGGTTGCCATAGTCAACACTCTTATTAAGCCACTTTACAATATCGTCTTCAAGCATTTGATGTATCCATTCACAGCTAGCAGAAATGTCAAACATCTCAAGGAAGCGACCCAGGGTTTGATTGCTAAGGGCAGCGATGTCCAGCACGAGATTGAGATTGCTGAGAGAAATGGCATGAAAGCAAAGAATGAAGTGCGAAGGTGGCTTGAAAATGTGGATGCCATCAAGTCGGATGAAGAAGCAATTAGTCAAGTGTATGATGACAGATGCAATGTTCTTGGCTGTATCTCTATAAATTGCTGGTCAAACTACAAAATCAGCAAGAGTGCAGAAAAGGAGCTTCTGAAAGCCCAAGAGTGTGCCAAGATTGACATTAGTGTTGTTGCAGTCCAGCCGCTGCCACCATCAGTCCGTGAAATGCCCGTCTCATCCACTGGACTGCTCAGTGAAGAGCTTAATGTGCAGAAGGCTGCCCAGTGCATTAGGGATTCTTCAGTTGGAATGATTGGTATATGGGGTCTAGGTGGAGTGGGAAAGACTCATCTTCTGAAGAAGATCAACAATTCCTTTGTCGGAGACTCTTTCTTTGACGTTGTTGTCTTTGTTACAGCCTCAAAAGAATGTTCAGCCGAAAAGATCCAGGCCGAAATAGTAAAGAAACTTGGCTTAAGGAACGACGACGACATAGAATCCCAAGCAAATATCATTTATGACTTTCTAAGCAGGAGGAGTTTTCTTGTACTACTGGATGACCTCTGGGAGCAGTTGGACTTACAAGCAACAGGTGTCCCATATCCTCTTGGATTTGTTGGCGAATTCAAGAGGAAAGTGGTACTCACGACAAGGTCACGAGTTGTGTGTGGTGCAATGAACGTCAGAAAGGAGATAAAAGTGGATTGCTTGAGACAAGATGAGGCATTTCAGCTTTTCCAAGAAAATGTTGGTCAAGAGATTATTTTCTCCAATCCTCGCATTGGAGCCCTTTCAAAAGAGCTTGTGAAGGAGCTAAAGGGCTTGCCCTTGGCGTTAATAGCTACCGGAAAGGCAATGTATCCAAAGAAAGATCCAAGTGAATGGGAAACAGCTATTCGTTTACTGCGGCGATCTGGCCATGATGTGGGTGACCCCACGTCTATGGAGAACACCATTTTCTTCAAGTTAAAACTTAGCTATGATAGCTTGGGGAATGATACTATGAGACGTTGTTTCCTCATTTGCTCATTGTGGCCAGAGGATTCTCCTATTGCTAAAGACGATCTGATCCAATGTTGGATGGGTCTAAGCCTACTTAATAAATGTGATATACAGAGTTCTTACAGTGAAGGCTACAACATAGTAGGCCACCTGCAAGCTGCATCATTGCTGGAAGCTACTGAAGACAGTAGTGAGCACCTTAAAATGCATGATGTGATTCGTGATATGGCAATATGGATATCGTGTGGTTGCGGTGAAAACAATAACAAATGGGTCGTTCATGCAGAAATCGGTAAAACTGCATCTAGAAAGTGCATCCCTTGGAACAGAGTGGAATATTTGTCAATGATGGGCAATGGACTGGAAGAACTCCCATATCTTGGTGATGATGGTGGTGTGAACGAAAATAGTCTGGGCAGTGTCAGATCTAAGTGTTGGCTAGGTTCCTGCTGTACAGAACTTAGGACACTGCTTCTTCAAGATAATAAGTTCAGTGAGAAGGCACTTGGAAATATTTACCTTTTCACTACATTGACATACCTAGATTTGAGTCACAACCAAATTTTTGTTTTACCTTTAGCACTGTGTGCTTTGGGAGATCTAGAGTACCTCAACTTGTCATACAATTACATCAGTGAATTGCCCAAGGACCTTAAACACCTCATCAAGCTCAAATTCCTATATCTAAGAGGTAATCCAATACATACAGTACCAAAGGGCACCATATCAAGGCTTGAGGAATTGCAAGTTCTGGACTTATTGTCATCTCAGGTATTATCGCGTGCAACCTATACTCTATCATTGCTCCAGGAATTGGATATGCTGGATAACTTGAAAGCTGTGGAAATTGGGGTCAAAGGTGATGCAACATATGAATTGGTAGGCAAGTTTCCTAGACTCCCTATTAGATCCATCCATTTGAGCAGGCTGATAGGGACACCATCATTCAGTTTCTTGGATGGTTTTTTCTCAAGCTCCTCGGTGCAAACGAGCTTACATGATCTTACGATCTACAAGTGTTATATGCAGCAGATACTGATTAGAAACGGTATAGGAGGAGCAATTTTCCAGTTTGACATACTAAAATCGCTCACGTTAGACAGCCTCCTCAGCTTAAAGCGGATAATTTGGAAGCGAGTAGCTCCAGAATCTCTTTTTCCAAGGTTAACTTACCTGGCAATTGTACACTGTCAGAGTCTTAGGTGCATCACCTGGGCAatgtatcttccttgccttgagaGAATCCTTGTAAATGGTTGCGGTAACATGAGTCAAATTGTTCGAACTAAAAAGAAGGACAATGTTGACACAGAATATAAAGGACAGGAGAGCCCAAAGGCGATTCAGAGCTTTCCTTGTCTCAAATACTTTGAACTGCAAAGTCTTCGTGGGCTGTCGAGCATATGTGATCCTGAAGTGACTTTCCCATCACTTGAGACCATGGAGATATCGTTTTGTCCGAAGTTGAAGAGACTTCCTTTCCTGACGAAAAGCATGCCACAGAGATTGCGCAATATTAGTGTTCCCCTCGTTCAGATGAAATGGTGGGAGACACTGGAATGGGCCGATGAAGATGTCAAGCGTGCCATACAGCCTCTTGTCAATTCGGACATCTCTGATTACCTGGAGCAGAATCCTATCTACTTG TGA